The Prosthecobacter sp. genome contains the following window.
TTGACGTGCGCGTGCCGGTACGCAGGCAGGATGAGTTGGGCAAACTCGCCGCGTCCTTCAATGAAATGGCCACCGGTCTCGCGCTTCAGGAGAAATACCGCAGCGTGCTCAACGCCGTGGCGGATCGCACCGTGGCGGCGCAGTTGATCGAGCAGAGCAGCGGCCTTGGCGGCGAGATCCGGCATGTGTCGATGTTGTTCTGTGACATCCGTGGCTTCACGGCCATCACCGAGAACATGGAGCCTGCCGACGTGATCGAACTGCTGAACGAGCACATGACCGCTTTGACCGATGTGGCCTACAAGCACGGCGGCATCGTCGATAAATTCGTGGGCGATCTGATCATGGTGCTGTTTGGCGCTCCCGTCAGCACGGGGGCCGATGCCCTGAGCGCCGTGCAATGCGCGCTGAGCATGCTGCAAGTGCGTCGTCATTTGAATCAGACTTCGAAGCACTCGTTGGAGGTCGGCATCGGTCTTGCCACCGGTTCGGTGGTGGCGGGCTGCATGGGATCGGATCAGCGCTTGAGCTACACGGTGCTCGGTCATCGCGTGAATCTGGCCTCGCGGCTGTGCAGCATCGCGCAAGCGGGGGAGATCGTGATGGACGCGGAGACATATGCGGAAGCTCGGGAGTTGATTCAGGCGGAACCGATGCCACCGATGCAGTTGAAAGGCATCTCCGAAGCGGTTCATCCGTGGCGGGTGGTGGCCACGTAACCCTCCTGCATGCCCGATTCACGCCAGAAACCTGATCTCCTCGTCAAACTCCGCGATGTGCCGCACACGCCGGGCGTGTACATCATGCGCGACCGGCTGAACAACGTGATCTACGTCGGCAAGGCGCGTGATCTGCGCAAACGTCTCGCGAACTACTTCACGCCCGCCCGTTCCCAGCTTGCCGACCGCAAAACGCGGGCACTCATCACCAGCATCTGGGATTTTGACCTCCAGCATGTGCGCAACGACACCGAGGCGCTGGTGCTCGAAAGCAAGCTCATCAAGGAGTTTCGTCCGCGCTACAACGTCAGCTTTCGCGATGACAAACGTTACTTCCTTGTGCGCGTTCACATGGGCGATGCCATGCCCCGGCTGTCCACCACCCGGCTTAAGAAGGAGGATGGTGCCCGTTACTTCGGCCCCTTTCCGCACGGCATGGCTCTGCGCACGACGCTCAACTGGCTGAACAAAAAATTTGGCCTGCGCGTCTGCCGCCCGCTGAAGCCCGGCGAGGCCGACTACAAGCACTGCTCCAACGACATCATCAAAAACTGCTCCGCGCCGTGCATCCTCCGCATTTCGCAGGAAGACTACAAAAAGCGCGTCGAGCAGGCCTGTGAGTTCCTCGACGGTCGCTCCAAAGGCCTCGTCACCGCATTGGAAGAAGAGATGCAGCAGGCCGCAGCACGGTTCGATTTCGAAAAAGCCGCCGAATTGCGCGACATGGTCGATGATTTTAAAAAGACGCTCATTCCTTCACGCACCTTCGAGCGTGGCGCGCGTGCGCGAGTGGTCAGCAGCATCGACCCGATGGCCGATGTGAGTGAACTGCAAGAGCTGCTGCATCTGGAGCGCCCGCCGCTCGTCATGGAGTGCTTTGACATCGCCAACATCGGCACCGCGCATTGCGTGGCCAGCATGGTGCGCTTCAAGAACGGCGTTCCGGACAACTCCAACTACCGGCGCTATCGGATCAAATCGGTCAGCGGGCAGAACGACTTCGTCAGCATGGCGGAGGTCATTCGACGGCGCTTCTCGCGCATTTTACTCGAAGGCCGTGCCGCAGCCGGAGATGCGGCCGAGTTCTCACAAGAAGCTCCCGCTGAGGCGATGCAGCGGCTCGCAGCGAATCCGAAATTCGTGACGCTGCCTGATCTCGTCATCGTCGATGGCGGCAAAGGCCAGCTCGGCGTCGCTGTGGCAGAGTTGCAGCGGCTCGGGTTGCATGAGTTGCCGATCATCGGCCTCGCGAAGGAGCACGAGGAGGTCTATCGGCCCGGAGAAAGCCATCCGGTCATCATTCCGCACGAGCGCGGCGCTTTGAAGCTGCTGCAACGCATCCGCGACGAGGCTCATCGCTGGGCGAACGGCTACCATCAGCTCCTGCTGGGCCGTCGTGTGGCTGAAAGCATTCTGGATGACTGCCCCGGTGTCAGCAAGGCACGCAAGGCGGCGTTGCTGAAGGCCTTCGGCTCTGTCACGCGGCTACGCAAAGCCAGCGAAGAGGAGATTGCCGCTGTGCCGGGCATCAGCAAAGCTCTCGCGCGTCAGGTGCTGGAGTTTTTGGCGAGTCGTGGGTGATTGACGCGGTGCGCGGCAAGGTAGGGCGCTTTGTCCTCAAAGCGTCGTGGTCTGTGGCATGTCAGAAGTGACGGCGGCGGGCTAGGGACAGCCCGCCCTACCCGATATATTCCAAAATCCCGCCAAACTTGTTCATCGACCGCCGGGGCGACTTATGGTATAGGCCGATCATGCAAATCCTCGAACAGCTTGGCCTCGGGCTCGGACTGGCATCGCTCGCAGGCTTGAATCTTTACCTCACGGTGTTTCTCACCGGCCTGCTGGTGCGCTTTGACGCGCTGCATCTGGCCGAGAAATTCCAATCCATTGAAGTGCTGGGGCATGACTGGGTGCTCATCGCTGCCGGTGTGATGTATGCCATCGAGTTCGTCGCGGACAAGGTGCCGTGGATCGACTCGCTTTGGGACAGCGTTCACACGCTCATCCGGCCGATCGGTGGCACGATCCTGGCCATGCAGGCTTTGGGAGAAATGCCCGCGCATGTTGAAGTCGTGGCCGCATTGCTCGCTGGCGGCGCTGCTTTGACGACGCACAGCGCCAAGGCAGGCACACGTCTGCTGGCGAATCATTCGCCGGAACCAGCCTCAAACATCGCGCTGAGCATCACCGAGGACATCGTGGTAGCCGCGGGCACCTTGATCATGGTGTTGAAGCCCATCGTCGCGCTGTGTCTGTTCACCGTCGTGCTCATCACACTCTGGCTGGTGCTGCCGCGCATGTTCCGCGTCATCCGCCGTTCATTTGAAATCATTCGCGACAAGCTGCGCACTCTGTTTGGGCGCAACGCGCCGGATTACTCGGTGACGCCACCCGGATCATCGAGGGCGTGAGCCTTCAGATCGTCGAGATCGACCCATTCGAGGGCGGACTCGTGACAGGCGGACAGGCAGACGGGCGGAGCCACTCCGGCATCGAGGGCTTCCTTCCAGCGCGTGACGCAGAGGCACCAGCGGTCGCCGGGTTCCAGGCCGGGAAAGTCCCATTCAGGGGCGGGAGTGCTCAGATCATTGCCGCGTGCGGCCGAGAAGCGCAGAAAGTCGGCAGTGGCTTCGATGCAGACGGTGTGCAGGCCCACATCACCGGGACCGGTGCGGCAATAGCCATCGCGATAGAACCCAGTCATGGGTTTGCGGCAGCAGCAGGTGAGCGGAGTTCCGAGGACGTTGGTGCGCATGGAAATATGATCAAAACACGACCGGCACTGAGAACTTGATGCGGCTCACGGTGCTGTTCTGGAGTTCTTGTCCTTTGGATGCGTCGAGTCCAACACCAAAGATGTTTAGAACCTTGATTCCACCCGCAATCTTGTCGGTTGTTGCCTCTGTAGTTGTGACAGCGATATCAAAGTCGATCTTGTCCAATGGACTGTTTCCAGGTCCGCGGGGTTCGCTCGATTTCTCGGCAGCATAGCGCGTTGGAGGAGCTACAGCTCTGTGCTTCTCCCTAGCAGTCTTAATGCCTTCAAAAATCTGGTCGATGCTTACGGCTACAAAGTCTTTTAGATCCATCATAAGCCGAACCTGTACTCCCACCCGCCTTTGACAAGCTCTTTCCCGGCCAAGCGAATGCACACGGTAGTGAATGCTGACAAGGTCCTCATGAATATCGTTCCAGCATCACTTCCACCACCCCGGGCCGACCGGCTCCGGTGCGGGCAGTTTGAAATCCACCGACAGTTCCTTGCCGGTCTCATTGTCCTTCATCGTCACGCCATCGACCGCGCACTTGATTTCAAAGGCCTCGCCTTTGCTCGTTTGGATGTGATTGCCGGTGATCTCGCTCTCCAGCGGCGGCAGCGTGGCTTTCTTCTCGCCCTGCATGCCGATGAGAATGTTGTGCGCGCAATTGATAAAGGTGTTGTTCGTCACCTTGGCGCGTTTGACTTGGAAGTAGCCGTTGGGCACCGAATCGGGGATGCCGAGCATGAAGCACATCGCACTGCGCTCGTTGTCGCCGGTCAGGCCGTCGAAGAGATTGCCGGTGACGAGGTGATCCTCGCCGATGATGCGCACGCCGCCGCTGCCCTTGGCCTTGTCACCGAGGAAGACGTTGCCGTGGACGACGCACTTGTTCCCATGACGCAACGTCAGCGTGCCGGAGACCCCTTTGAAGGTGTTGAAGCGATAGATGTTGCCGCAGGACTTGTTGGAGATGCATTCGGCCTCGCCATCGCACTTCTCGAACAGGTTGTGCTCCACCACGCAGGCGGCCGTTTGCATGGAGGTCTTGCTGTCGCCGAGGCGGATCGTCTCCCCGCCGTTGCGGCCGAGTTTCTGCCGCGGGCCGAAGTGATTGTGATCAATGTGATGTTTGCCGTGACCCGTGACCTCGGTCGAGAGCCAGACGACCACCGTGGTGCCCTGCGTCGTCTTGCCCTGGATGAAGCAGTGGTCGAGGCGATTGCGCGCGCCGTAGATCGACACAAACCGCGCCGAGGCTCCCGGTGCGGCCTGCAACTCATTCGTCACCGCGCAGTTCGTGATCCGGCAGTCGTTGGCGAGTTCATCCGAGTCGATGCGCAACTCAATGGCTTCCTCTCCCGTCGGATTCTGAAACCACAGCCCGTCCACCACGATGTGCGCCCCGGCCAGCGAGAGGCGCGAGTCGCCCGTGAACATCACCTTCCCCGGCGTCTGCGCCTTGATCGTCACCGGCTTCTCCGCCGTGCCTTCCGCATGAATCTTGAGTCGCGCATCGGCCCACGTTCCGTCTTGGAGGATCAGTGTGTCACCCGCAGCAACGGCTTTGGCGGCATCGGCAAACGCGGCAGCGTCAGCGACGGGGATGTCTTTGGCCGCTGTGGACGTGAGAACTGCGAAGGCGAAGAACAGGGGCTTATGCATCAATTCATCAGAAATCAGCATGAGCTTGTCGGCAAGAGACTTCTTTTAATCGTTCAAAATGTCGTTGGATGAAGTTATCTGGATCATCCGTTCGACAGTTTTGTTTCTGCCTAGATAGTTGGGCCGAGGAAATGATTTTTGCAGCCATCAATTACATTCAATACCGATGCGGTAAGGGGCCTTATCGAGACGATTTGATCAAAGCCCAAGGGGGCGGCTCGCAATGGCGGGAAACTTTCCTCGTTATCGAGAGTGGGATGCGGGACGTCTATTCTTCCTGCATGGAGTGGGTTCCTGGCAGAGTTGGGCAGTAATGTATTATACGTCATCAATCTGGAGTCACGTTGGCAGCTTTACAGAGGATGGGAGGATCATACATGCGACAACTGGTGGGGTTATAGAACACGACTTTTCCGACCTCTTCGACGGACGAAGTTACATCATGATCAACGTGTTTAGTGAGATGCCATCTGCC
Protein-coding sequences here:
- a CDS encoding excinuclease ABC subunit UvrC; translation: MPDSRQKPDLLVKLRDVPHTPGVYIMRDRLNNVIYVGKARDLRKRLANYFTPARSQLADRKTRALITSIWDFDLQHVRNDTEALVLESKLIKEFRPRYNVSFRDDKRYFLVRVHMGDAMPRLSTTRLKKEDGARYFGPFPHGMALRTTLNWLNKKFGLRVCRPLKPGEADYKHCSNDIIKNCSAPCILRISQEDYKKRVEQACEFLDGRSKGLVTALEEEMQQAAARFDFEKAAELRDMVDDFKKTLIPSRTFERGARARVVSSIDPMADVSELQELLHLERPPLVMECFDIANIGTAHCVASMVRFKNGVPDNSNYRRYRIKSVSGQNDFVSMAEVIRRRFSRILLEGRAAAGDAAEFSQEAPAEAMQRLAANPKFVTLPDLVIVDGGKGQLGVAVAELQRLGLHELPIIGLAKEHEEVYRPGESHPVIIPHERGALKLLQRIRDEAHRWANGYHQLLLGRRVAESILDDCPGVSKARKAALLKAFGSVTRLRKASEEEIAAVPGISKALARQVLEFLASRG
- a CDS encoding DUF4126 domain-containing protein, with translation MQILEQLGLGLGLASLAGLNLYLTVFLTGLLVRFDALHLAEKFQSIEVLGHDWVLIAAGVMYAIEFVADKVPWIDSLWDSVHTLIRPIGGTILAMQALGEMPAHVEVVAALLAGGAALTTHSAKAGTRLLANHSPEPASNIALSITEDIVVAAGTLIMVLKPIVALCLFTVVLITLWLVLPRMFRVIRRSFEIIRDKLRTLFGRNAPDYSVTPPGSSRA
- a CDS encoding DUF2237 domain-containing protein — protein: MRTNVLGTPLTCCCRKPMTGFYRDGYCRTGPGDVGLHTVCIEATADFLRFSAARGNDLSTPAPEWDFPGLEPGDRWCLCVTRWKEALDAGVAPPVCLSACHESALEWVDLDDLKAHALDDPGGVTE
- a CDS encoding polysaccharide lyase 6 family protein, producing the protein MHKPLFFAFAVLTSTAAKDIPVADAAAFADAAKAVAAGDTLILQDGTWADARLKIHAEGTAEKPVTIKAQTPGKVMFTGDSRLSLAGAHIVVDGLWFQNPTGEEAIELRIDSDELANDCRITNCAVTNELQAAPGASARFVSIYGARNRLDHCFIQGKTTQGTTVVVWLSTEVTGHGKHHIDHNHFGPRQKLGRNGGETIRLGDSKTSMQTAACVVEHNLFEKCDGEAECISNKSCGNIYRFNTFKGVSGTLTLRHGNKCVVHGNVFLGDKAKGSGGVRIIGEDHLVTGNLFDGLTGDNERSAMCFMLGIPDSVPNGYFQVKRAKVTNNTFINCAHNILIGMQGEKKATLPPLESEITGNHIQTSKGEAFEIKCAVDGVTMKDNETGKELSVDFKLPAPEPVGPGWWK